A window of Pseudochaenichthys georgianus chromosome 19, fPseGeo1.2, whole genome shotgun sequence genomic DNA:
agagtcaaactactagcttattggttatgaacaagacttcactttagaatagggaacatgttctgagatagaaatacctaattttgagttatttagacacaattaacacttatagttccatgtcttgttacataagaatatatcatatttgttaagtgttattatgggagaattactattcttgtggtactactgccttattaggcccatattgagcatattaagacccaaactcatgtacaacaacttccttaattgcaacaaataagcactaattagagggttgttgaggaaaaactctcaactaatggcttattacttgtagaatatggtcatgtagaataagacattaataagtgttttataatgactaataaagagccaatatactgctaatatgcatgttaattaacaactagttgatggttaatttgtgtaccttaatataaagtgttaccgaaGTTATAATCATAGTCATAATAGACACTTGAATTAAACATGAAATCACAGCATTCTATGCAGAGTTTATAATTGTGTTTTCTGACCTGAGATGAATTGAAGAACATCTCGTAATGCATTTGAACCTGCCACAGCAGCCCTGTGACCTCAGTGTAGGGGAGAGCCATGAACACCATGTAGTGAACTCCAAACAACGGCATGAGGACTAATGTGGACTTCAGCAGCTTCCTGAAGATAAACAGCACAACATTCATGTGGTTTTTTAACATTTGTAAAAACTATAGTGTGGAATGATGGATGTCTATTAAACCATTTCAGTGGAATTtcaaagtaaaataaatattacCGATACTGCTGCCGAGGATCCAATTTACCagtgtttgtttcccacagtttAGAGGCCAGTACACGTATTATATTAACAAAGAGGAGGAAATTCACCTGTATGGACAGAGGTGTACAGTAAGGCCGCAGTTAGAATCAACCCAAGTGTAAAAGGTATTTACCGTATATACAATAGTCTgaaaaagtattttttcttACAACAATAGCTGCCAGAATGGGAACTTGATAGATCCACTTCAGGTTTCCTGCACTGATGTCCCAACATCTGAAagcaaagagagaaaaaaggaaaCGTGAGGAATTATGACACAGCTTTGTGGTAATATAAGACACTGAAAAGCATCACAAGACTCACTGTGTGTCCGCCAGCGATGCTCGAGCACTGACCCAGACAGACACGAACACAGCTGGAACACCTGGGAGGATCGGAGAGAGATATTAGGATAATGTGAGTTTGTTTAATCCACTGTAAGACAGCAGAGTATCTGGTCTGATGCAGCTCACCCCAGCCGATGATGGTGAGGGCCCACAGGTAGTTCTTGTCAGAGAGGAAGGCCATGAAGATGAGGCTATGAAGATACAACCCCTCCACCAGGATCCAGTAATGATTGGTCGCCAGGAAATAAAGAAAGAGAGTGACGGCCGCTTTACAGCCGGCCTGAGGACACAAAGAAGAAGGAAACATCAACGTTCCATCAAATGTTGACATGAAAAGTCCATTAGCTCTGTTTATAATAAAGGAATAGTTTGACGGTATGCTGTCAGCACAGTTATGGTGTTAACAGAATAAAtggttataaatattaaaacacATTGTTCACCATAGGGGGCTTCAATGCATTGAAGTCATCCTCTCTGTCTTCAGATATGGAGTAGAGCACGGTGTCCTTCACGAAAATGCTGACTGCACGACTTATGAAGGAGGTGAAGAGGTGAATGTGGATGTAATTGCGTGTGCAGTGGAGCCGCCTGTAGGGTTAAAGACACATATTTTTACTTGTATGTTATTGATGATGTAGACAATAGACTGAATACCGATGCTTTTTGAAGAGATGTGTTCATGTTTCTTACTTGAAATAGCAGAGGATGGAGACGGCTACCAACAGCGATGCTAGAGAAATGGAATATCCGACAGTGTACATGAGGTGGAGTCTCTCAAACACCTTCTGaagcaaaataaaaacatggttaaTAGTTCGCAACAGACACCAAGTATGTCTAGGTGCTGAAGTATTACTAATTTACGTGGCTTTATACTGTTATTCTACTTTACAGCATCTCAACAGCAAATACGGTACTTTTTACTGTGCATTTATCAGCTTTAGTCAACTTGAGATTCCAGTTTACCATTGCTTCTGTGTCCAGTAAAAACCATGTATTCCAGATGTGTTTAGATTTTGAATATAGTATTTGCACAGTTTGGTACTACGGATCTGAATACACGGTTAAACAGCGGTATTCTGCAACACTAAAGATTTCAAAATCCGTCAAAATCCATAGACAAACACTCTTTGTATGTAGACAAACACACGTGCGTACCTCCTCTTGAATCCTGTGGTTGGAGGTCAGGTATGTGGTGCACTCGGAGTAGTTAGCCCAAGTGCGGTTAATACTGGCAACCTGCTCCCAGTTTCCTGACGCGTCACACTGTCGGTAAGCTCGTCCTGCATGGGTCACAGGAGTGCAAAACATTAGCAATAGTGTAATTTTTCATTTGAATAATGTTTATTTCCTCCTTGTTAAGCTGCTCTATCATTATTCCTGCGTGTTAGCGTCTCCTGAGCTGACCCACCTCTGTGGTTGAAGTCGTAGATGTACTCTGGACACAGCACTGACACCAGCTGACCCGCCCTGCTCCGCGGCCAGCAGATGATCCCGTCCCACTCGGGGACACAGTCaccttcttcacaaatacagGAACACAGCTGTTAGACAGGTAAAGATAAAGTTTGAGCTTTCCTTCATATTCAATGAGTATTTATTTGATCCATTGACATGTAAGCAGCATTTAATTTTAATACTAGACAAATATATCCGCATTTGACCACTTTAGATACTGTACTGGGTAGTTCAATCTGTATAAAAGCATCATGACTAGTGCACTCTTCTGGTGTTGTCATGTTTTGGGTGAAAACTTTAATCTGAAATATTAAAAAGGAGCTGTTAGTTAAATGTTGTTTCTCTGACATGGAGTTGAAGAAACAAGTAGCATTACATGGAAATACTCCATTAAAATATCTCAAAAAAGGTTTGAATGGTTATGATTGAAGAAAATATCACGTGTTATGGTTTCCTAAAATATATACTGTCAAATCTTTTATTGTTATAGTTTTATATTGGAGGATTTTGTATGATATCTGTGGATCTGATGTTTGCTGCGCCTCGCTTGGACATTACTTTTCTTCAGACTGTGGGCTCCATTTTCCTCTCCAAATAGATCATTCAAACAATTCATCAGTTGCATGAATGAAATCATGATGACCTGCTTTTGTCTGCACCCAAATTCATCTCTGCAATCACAGAGATACTGCTCAGCAGGATATTGGATGGGTGCCATATCTGATCCAAAATAAATAATTGATGTAATAAATACAGTTTCTGATTACATATTTGGACATGCACTCCCTGACCTCTTCTGTTTTCATAGAAACAATTGGTATGCTatgaaataaatattttaaaagatAACAAAACTATTTGAATTTAATTGGCAAACTCAACATATAAATGTTTAAGTAATGTTATGGAAACGTTTACATTTTATTCATATAGTCTTTTTAATGACAGGATAACTACATTGAGCACTGTCCTGTCCCTAATTTAAATGGATACAATTATCCAAAAAAGCACGCTAACCTTTAACCAGGGCCAACTGTGCCTGGATGTTCCTCTCACATCGGGCGTGAGCACCAATCAGAACGTAGATCTGCTCATCTCGggtgatgacatcatcagagTCGATCTGTAGAGAAAGATGCAATAAAGTTATTGAAGTGACAATTTTGAGGTAATTTAATTGAGCATTTCCATTTTCtgctacattatatttttacgcCACTACAGTATATAACCAACAAATAACGTATCATCTATAATTAGTGTGAATGCTGTGCAACAGCCacaaaccattcaaatatcaaactattcagccttttcagcacatgatgggaaactttcaactttttcaaaatatgttatactttttgaaatattcagctttttaaactatttttttaacatGCGTAACTCAATGGGAGGAACCTTCAAATCCTCTTTTACCTACACCTTGTGCTactccttccacatactttcagctacagaaaccattcaaatataaaaatgttcaGCTCCTTTAGGACATGTGTGCTATGGCTTTTCTTGTTTTTTACCTTTATAccttttgagatatttaacttagtttggagcttggtaaagaggccttcttcagattttaacatgtgTGTATTGCGCAGCTCGTTAAAGACTAGAGTgcatgatgtcacagctagagtggaggagagcttgaaattcgccttacatttttttttttaactgccataattcccaaaccctacactcctgggACATCATTTATTGTGAAAAAAGTAGGAAAACCTCTaaaaattaagaaaaaaaatcaaacaaaatgcctcctgagggcatgaagtgacaaaaacgttcaacatgtctccattaggGCCCATTGTAAATCAAGCCTGATCTGTCCTCAGAGCAGCAGCTGCACACCTTTAGTAAATCTGCCAAAAATGCCACATTAtggacccgaaagtacacaaaaagcagATTCAGAGGCTCGTCAGGGTCCTGACATCCTCCACGCGTTGACATTTTACGAAAGCAGCTACTGTTTTTAAACTATAGTTAgaaatgtaagaggtttatttctcattcagaacaatggaaaggcTCTCCTTTCACAGCACATCTCCTTGGAAACCACTGATCTCTGGGCTCACGTACACAGGTGTTTGATAACGTCGTCACCAtggtaacctttgatctctgggctcacaCACAGGTGTTATGATTAGGTGCTCAGCACAGAAACAAACACTGACAAACAGACTGGCGTTTAAagactgtctcagcctattattttctgtctgatggagacttcatactgacttcaacacgttccacatattttatacattattggtgacgtatggttttagttcaaaagtgtgcagttaaaatattctgtctggtttttactttgttttctcttgttaatacacattcattcactactacttacatttaatatctaactccttcagcctactttcagctacagaaaccattcaactattaacttattcagctatttcaggacattgaggctatacattttgttgtttataccttttttaaaccctttcttttaaatattaagcttcttcactatttttcctactcttccagttaacatttcactttcaagtttCCAACAAAGccattgcaatgcatttgagctgtaataatttgtattcaaataatttcacttttctgcatttctccgctaaattcagcaacacacttacttggtttttgtagctaaaagcagctagaGACCATTCaactaataacatattcagctttttctgaatTTTCAGCTAGATTCAGCAACACATGTACACACTTTAAACtttacagcattcacacgcattttctgcaggaaatgcattttctagttagaGGTTAGGATTAACTTTATTGATCCCTTGGTGGAAATAACAAATTACCCAGCAGAATATAGTCAAAAATCCTCAGTCAAAATAATGCATCTATGATTATTATCCAATTTGTATCCAATAGCATATTAGATATTAATCGGAAATGGGTTGGTGTGCAGAATTAATATAATATTATAGAATATTCTGACACTCATACCttcatacttttactcaaataaaatgtTGGATATTGGACTTGAACAGAGTACTTCTACACTATGGTatgatgagtacttttactttattaacataggctatatatatatatagttcttCTTTCACTACTGCCTgcttacatacttttacttaggTAACGATTTAAATGCAGGATTTCCCCAGTGTGACAGTCACATTTGTACCTTACTCAAATAAAGCATCGGAAAACCCACTGAAGTCCCTCTGAAGTATTTTCCCAGCTACAGGGCGATGTGTCTGCCGCAGAACCTCCAGagcaggggtagccaacacggtgcccgcgggcacttagtcgcccgcaggggcaacgtgagtcgcccgccgggcatgttctaaaaatagctcgccaagcaaatccaaaatgtataaaatacacaaaataaaaaaggaaatgtaattaaaagaatctaccctatgcataaacgaaacctaaatcatagcgaactctatctacttactacaactctataacacccctcccccacccccacaatgaatatcgaccaatcacgttcttgcttgatttgcgggaccagcgttgcagtcgggaagaaaaccaATTTGTcacctccccgctgattttccttctggcagaatctacactacacatcagccccattgaacacagcctatcatgccagcctatacaacacatgaggggcagagttttactctgtgtgttgtaacttatatatttatggcacttgacgcacacacacgcatgccgtaatttccactggggacatgtcccccgcacTTTTCGAAATCACCTTTGtgtccccactttacaaatatgtttattattattttttaacgcaatccgtcatcgccacggaggagcacacagcctttctgagcgagcgagacagagagagagagagtgagcgagctagagagagagacagagagagacagagagacggagagaaagagagcacacctttatctatttaatatagataaagtaagaaataattccaatgtgtactataggacagtaaaaaaaacagtttaaaaggggagtggttagtaaaatatgcataaagaaaaagaaagaatgctaataggtaacataagataagaataaacaagtttaaatgatttgttattggttgtgatcatattctaaagatgtatgGATTATTGacaatacagctccctttcatgtgagtgttgagagctgtatccatcaattcatgttgtgctcaaagtgcaccagattgatgcatttcacttcaacatttaaaaaaaaaaatcttccatgcatgctcatgaggcggtgaggacccccctagaggaggtgagatccatccccaaataaagcaggttaaattaattaaattgcaaacattttcttttagtaaacactgcaaacgggtcccacagacccaaacagcacacaaaggttaaaggtcagcatataataatgttaaaatgtgctaaatatatacactgcaaaaaacaaaaaaaagaggagtaaaagtagccctcgacttgttttattttttaaaagtagccctcaccctaaaaaaggttggtgatcCCTGCTCCAGAGGATCTAATGTGCTGCCTCCAGGTGTTGTGAAATAGTTTTGTGAGGGTGCGGTATGTCGTGATCCCTCGCAAACTGCTTTTTTTTCAGTGGAGGGGCGGCCGCTCGCCACATGGGGGTCTTTACCTCGAGACCTCGGCCATGCCGGTGAGAGCTGCTCCACACAAGCAGCTCTGTGTTGGCGGCTACATTTCACAACAGAGCAGCAAAACTAGCAACTACAGAAATCACATGAGAATCCTTTGACCGACAGAAGAGGGCGGTGAGAGAAGCGATTAGGCAGAGAGATTCAAAGAAAGAGACTTGGCAAAAGTTGGAAAGAGGTAGAATAGTTAAGTTGCATGAATAGAAGCATCTCATAACGTAATATATAAACGTTATCCATCATGAGGGCTGTTTTTCAGAAGACTGAGCACTTTCATTTTGATACTTACAACTTTAGGCTCAATACAAAGGAGTCAATGGACAGGCAGCAGGAATGACACAAACAATATATTAAATCTTAAATTCACATTCAGTGTGAATGCACCATCAGTTTTTCAAGGTTTAACAAAAACGCACATAAGAAGTGAGCATTTGACTTGATAAATGAGCCTTGGGTGATACATCACAATCAGAGTTGATTTACtcgcaaaatgcacttttgtacgtcttttatacatgaatatgtttccccggtgttccaggaaactcaccaagtgtcagaaaacacaaccctctctattttcctccatacccaaatctcttaaaaaggggctgcaacggatctgatacagactgatccagatttgaacacttctatgacgtcacagaagtggtgcgacggctattgggccaactccaccaatcaggaggagacagccacggacattgccgttcgaaagcgctggatacgctgtagtacatatgccaggcctgtagatggtgctgttctcacagaatcagcccatgAAAAGACGGTGTTAAATTGAGCGAAATGaggaatggctaaaatgcatgatctgtttgggattttgaaaaataaaaagtataaatatgccttatataggtatggtcctacactatattattcaaatatagcatgataggtccactttaaattctTCAAGACAGTTTCAGTTTCCCGATATATCCATGCGAGAGAAAATACATTCTTGAGATTTGTGAGAAATGCATATTCAAATGATCATGTTGTGAATAGAATATTCCTTTAAATAGGATTCTAAATCTAGAAGTTGAAtacttgtatttattattttctgtAATTATTTAATCTTTTAAAGCCATAATCTCAAAGATTTGAATTCAGTCTGTCAAAACTCTATTTATCGCTGAATGAGGTATCATGGGGGTTTGAGCTCATGGCCCACTGATGGTGTCTGTGGAAATAATCCCGGGAAAAATCACAAGGGGTGCACACTGTTTTGATTTATAGGAATTGAGATCCACCTGCAACTACCACTTATAAAGAAAAGATAGTGCAAATCTTTCAAATTGTAACTTTAAGCAAAGGAAACTTTTGTTCATGTTGATGGATATGTGATAACTAACATTCTTGGCATAAGCTTGGCAGTGAGCACTGTTTTCAGTATTGTATCACTCATTCCTAACAGTGATttgttttgggggggggggacttgAAGCCAAAGTCAATACAGAGAATTCAGATGAATCCACTCGTTGTTTTTGTACTGGACACACTCTGGCTGTGTTGGCAATCCCATTAAAACACTTATCGATAATTTCTGCCCACAATTAGATATTGGAAGTTTTATGTTGAACAAAGACGGCCTCGACAAAATATCCCCATCAATTAAAACAAGCAAGTAAATACGGAGAAGTCGTTCCCCTTCGTTGCACAGGAGGGTTTTGTGCTGACGGACAGGGAGTGTTAGCAAAAACAATCAGCTCTCCTTTGTGTCATAATTGAATTTGCTCTCTCAGACCTCTGCTTCATGTGAAGTGATTTTCGGGCTGACTGAGCAGGAGGTTGTAATTCTGCCTAAGGTCGACACTCAGGATCGACCCGGCGAAGATAAAGAGATGGCGCTCAGAGGCGACGGTGGTCTGAGAGCTGCAGGGGGGGGTCACGCTTCAGTGGGTGAAAGGTTAAAGGGGTCACCCGGATGGAGGTGAGGTAAAGCAGAACACaggtgatttgttattgtgGAGATTCTGCGCTTTAGTGTGAGTTACCTGTGCAATTCCCTAGTTGTTATCAATCATTTCACTAATGTAGATGCAACATATCCTACAATTATATTagttttgttgttatttctatGGTATTAGTTAGGCATTTAGTTAAAGGGTCCATactgctaaaaaaaaaaaactattcgcTATCCCCTCACttgttaaaaaaagaagaaccACTCTACTCTCTATGCTTAGTGTTGCTTGTGAACGGCTGGCACATTTTCTGAAGTACATAACGATCAAAGAGAGTCACAGATATATGACATTTTCTATATTTGGCCCAAAGTGCAGAAGTTTGGGAGGATTATTTCTGACTCAGTCATGTTATAGTGTAAGATATAAAGCTCCTGTGTGAAAAGATTAAATGTAGAATATAAAAACGAATCCTTTGTTAAGACTGAGAATTGCTGCTTTGTTTCATTTAAGGAGGTGATTCCCAATACAAATAAGATCTAATGAAATAGGATCCAATAGAACTTTGTTGCACAAAtcataaatacaaaaaataaaatgggATTGCAAATATTGTTTTCGGGGACCAAAAGTAAATGCAAAGAAAGTATTTGTCCCTCTATGCTTGGTCGATAAACTTAATCAAATAGaggaaagtaaatacaaaacaaagaaaagttAAACAATAGTTGTGAAACCCATTCAATCAATTAAGTAATCAACAATGCAATCACCAACACGCTCAGGATAAGTAGATTAAACTCACCAGTGCCATCACTATCATGGCACTGTGGAAAAGAGCCAAGACACCGGTTCCTTTAGCAGGAGACATGACGTCTTTTTTCGACTCAAACtggtttgtttgacatcagatcATCTTATCCTCCTCACGTTGCATTGAAGGAACTCATATCCCAAAGTTAAGGTCTCTTCTTCTCTGGTATCCCATCGTTGCTCATGGTGTTCTTGTTTCTGCAGATTCTTCTTCTGGAGCTTTTTAGAAGTTTTCTTCTCTGCAGGCTTCTCCTCGAGGCTCGGTGGACATCACGTCTCAGGTTTGAGGGACAATGTAGAAGTGTGTAATGAgagaagagagacagagggaaGCACTGTGGACCAAATCTCCTCCTTTTTCAGTTCTTTGGACGGCTGTCTATCAGACACAGGCTGGCTTTGATTGGCTGTGGCTTCCACCTCAGTTAACCCTTCGTGCTCATCGGCTCTGCTCCTCTGTCTCTGCTGTCTTGTTTGTAGATCTGTTTGTTTCTCTGTGGCTGTTTTTTTCTGCTTGTCTCCTTCCAGACAAAGtaaaaggggcggagctatatACGTTTTCATTAGGCATGAAGACTTTAAGCAGTGGCAGTAATACAATATTTGCCTGTTTCCTGATTTAATCACAATTGATtacatatatcaatattttcTTAGAATACCCTCTAACGAAGTTTTAACTCAAAAGAAAGCTATAACAATATTGTGGCATGAAAGTAATActtttttcaaatattcagacaCATTTTGTACAATTTATATCTAGTAAATGTATGGAATTTCAACATATTTCAATGTAGTATTTCACAAGTGTAattctgtctttttttttttaattgttatatTTTCTTGCCTTTGCTGTAAAGCTCTTTGAATTACACTCCCTGTATGTTTAAGTAAAAAACTAATATTTAATCAATTTTCCTTAGAATATAAGCCTTCTCCTTAGAACTTAATTGTGACCATAACTTAAGTCTTATACGTTATCACCTAAATACACATTTTGGTCACACGTATATTGGTCAGATCTCTAGTGCACAAAAATGTtcttttatgtttttgtttttttatcctAGACAAGAATGGAGCACAggctttttattattattattattattattattattattattattattattatgtcccTTTATCATGAATAGAAGCAGTATGATTTGATAAACGTTGGTCCCATGCCAAGAGtccaacatttattttccagTTCTCACGCTCGGACATTTTAGAAGGACAATGATACAGACCAGACTCACACTGCTTACTGTTTGTGCCAATTAACCTATCATCTCTAGAACTAACCTCGCTGATACTATCAGATATAATGAATACACAAATGATAAGGGaatcataaataataatttgGCTTATTTTTGGGATCAGTTGTGGTTTAACATGTGTGCTTA
This region includes:
- the pth3r gene encoding parathyroid hormone 3 receptor isoform X2, producing MSPAKGTGVLALFHSAMIVMALIDSDDVITRDEQIYVLIGAHARCERNIQAQLALVKEGDCVPEWDGIICWPRSRAGQLVSVLCPEYIYDFNHRGRAYRQCDASGNWEQVASINRTWANYSECTTYLTSNHRIQEEVFERLHLMYTVGYSISLASLLVAVSILCYFKRLHCTRNYIHIHLFTSFISRAVSIFVKDTVLYSISEDREDDFNALKPPMAGCKAAVTLFLYFLATNHYWILVEGLYLHSLIFMAFLSDKNYLWALTIIGWGVPAVFVSVWVSARASLADTQCWDISAGNLKWIYQVPILAAIVVNFLLFVNIIRVLASKLWETNTGKLDPRQQYRKLLKSTLVLMPLFGVHYMVFMALPYTEVTGLLWQVQMHYEMFFNSSQGFFVAFIYCFCNGEVRAEVKKAWLRRSLALDLKQKAKMTSSGGSCYYGGMMSHTTTHSVSLSAANPRALSSGGASGGGAGVRPPRHGSLHPQSSLPGYVPGDAETPGPQQELIVRKPAGTETGVFSRHTRASKGNRDSKTHGAPEAQNPGAEDPDSSLSLKELETIL
- the pth3r gene encoding parathyroid hormone 3 receptor isoform X1; the protein is MSPAKGTGVLALFHSAMIVMALIDSDDVITRDEQIYVLIGAHARCERNIQAQLALVKEGDCVPEWDGIICWPRSRAGQLVSVLCPEYIYDFNHRGRAYRQCDASGNWEQVASINRTWANYSECTTYLTSNHRIQEEKVFERLHLMYTVGYSISLASLLVAVSILCYFKRLHCTRNYIHIHLFTSFISRAVSIFVKDTVLYSISEDREDDFNALKPPMAGCKAAVTLFLYFLATNHYWILVEGLYLHSLIFMAFLSDKNYLWALTIIGWGVPAVFVSVWVSARASLADTQCWDISAGNLKWIYQVPILAAIVVNFLLFVNIIRVLASKLWETNTGKLDPRQQYRKLLKSTLVLMPLFGVHYMVFMALPYTEVTGLLWQVQMHYEMFFNSSQGFFVAFIYCFCNGEVRAEVKKAWLRRSLALDLKQKAKMTSSGGSCYYGGMMSHTTTHSVSLSAANPRALSSGGASGGGAGVRPPRHGSLHPQSSLPGYVPGDAETPGPQQELIVRKPAGTETGVFSRHTRASKGNRDSKTHGAPEAQNPGAEDPDSSLSLKELETIL